In Duganella zoogloeoides, a single genomic region encodes these proteins:
- the proV gene encoding glycine betaine/L-proline ABC transporter ATP-binding protein ProV, with product MAKQIIIDHVFKVFGDQPDAALALVRQGASKQDILAQTECTIGVFDATFTIEAGEIFVIMGLSGSGKSTLVRMLNRLIEPTDGRILIDGNDINTLPDKELRALRRKDISMVFQSFALLPQITVLENTGFGMELAGIPKDERNAASLQALEQVGLAGYGASYPDELSGGMQQRVGLARALACDPSILLMDEAFSALDPIMRTEMQSELLRLQQIKRRTIVFISHDLDEAMRIGDRVAIMKDGHVVQVGTPEEILRKPANDYVRNFVRGVDAAAVFKAGDIARKSQIVVSESPTRGSRAALSMLEEQDRAYAYVVSPQKKYLGVVSADSLRTALDGHVGPLGLAHAYLPDVPTIDADEPVAGLFGQVAQLPYAVPVVANDGNFRGAISKTTLLKFLDRDTPPIAEPQAQKGQA from the coding sequence GTGGCTAAACAAATTATTATCGATCATGTATTCAAGGTCTTCGGCGACCAGCCCGACGCAGCACTGGCCCTGGTCCGCCAGGGCGCCAGCAAGCAGGACATCCTGGCCCAAACCGAATGCACGATTGGCGTATTCGACGCCACCTTTACCATCGAAGCCGGCGAGATTTTCGTCATCATGGGCCTGTCCGGCTCCGGCAAATCGACGCTGGTGCGCATGCTCAATCGCCTGATAGAGCCCACCGACGGCCGCATATTGATCGACGGCAACGACATCAACACGCTGCCCGACAAGGAGCTGCGCGCGCTGCGGCGCAAGGATATCAGCATGGTATTCCAGTCGTTTGCGCTGCTGCCGCAGATCACGGTGCTGGAAAATACCGGCTTCGGCATGGAGCTGGCCGGCATTCCGAAGGACGAGCGCAATGCCGCTTCCCTGCAGGCGCTCGAACAGGTCGGCCTGGCCGGCTACGGCGCCAGCTACCCGGACGAGCTGTCGGGCGGCATGCAGCAGCGCGTGGGCCTGGCCCGTGCACTCGCGTGCGATCCGTCGATCCTGCTGATGGACGAAGCGTTTTCCGCGCTCGATCCGATCATGCGCACCGAGATGCAGTCGGAACTGCTGCGCCTGCAGCAGATCAAGCGCCGCACCATCGTCTTCATTTCGCACGATCTCGATGAAGCGATGCGCATCGGCGACCGCGTGGCCATCATGAAGGACGGCCACGTGGTGCAGGTAGGCACGCCCGAGGAAATCCTGCGCAAGCCCGCCAACGATTACGTGCGCAACTTCGTGCGCGGCGTCGATGCGGCGGCCGTGTTCAAGGCCGGCGACATTGCCCGCAAGAGCCAGATCGTGGTGTCGGAATCACCCACGCGCGGCTCGCGCGCCGCGCTGTCGATGCTGGAAGAGCAGGACCGCGCCTACGCCTACGTGGTCAGCCCGCAGAAAAAATACCTGGGCGTGGTATCGGCCGACTCGCTGCGCACCGCGCTCGACGGCCATGTCGGCCCGCTCGGCCTGGCCCATGCCTACCTGCCCGACGTGCCGACCATCGATGCCGATGAACCGGTGGCCGGCCTGTTCGGCCAGGTGGCGCAGCTGCCGTATGCCGTTCCCGTGGTCGCCAACGATGGCAACTTCCGCGGCGCCATCAGCAAGACCACCTTGCTGAAGTTTCTCGACCGCGACACGCCACCGATTGCAGAACCACAAGCACAGAAAGGACAAGCATGA
- a CDS encoding response regulator transcription factor: MRHAALSILVVEDHPTIARQIVAFLDGLAWQADHAATGALAIDLATSNIYDVVLLDLNLPDIDGLGVCRAIKARAARNVPVLMLTARDAFEDKARGFHGGADDYLTKPFDLRELALRCEALARRNALHRDQQTTIGPLTLHLRERRALCHGAPVALTQTGFRVLSLLCDAYPHAVGRSTLIHALWGDDPPDSDALKSHLYALRKQLDLAGAPDLIVTIPQLGYRLALASGDHV, from the coding sequence ATGCGCCACGCTGCCCTGTCCATCCTGGTCGTCGAAGACCACCCGACCATCGCGCGCCAGATCGTGGCATTTCTCGACGGGCTGGCGTGGCAGGCCGACCACGCCGCCACCGGCGCGCTGGCCATCGACCTGGCGACCAGTAACATCTATGACGTGGTCCTGCTCGACCTCAACCTGCCCGACATCGATGGCCTGGGAGTATGCCGCGCCATCAAGGCGCGGGCGGCGCGCAATGTGCCGGTGCTGATGCTCACCGCGCGCGACGCGTTCGAGGACAAGGCGCGCGGCTTTCACGGCGGCGCCGACGATTACCTGACAAAACCGTTCGACCTGCGCGAACTGGCGCTGCGCTGCGAAGCGCTGGCCCGCCGCAACGCGTTGCACCGCGACCAGCAAACCACGATCGGCCCGCTCACGCTGCACCTGCGCGAGCGGCGCGCGCTGTGCCACGGCGCGCCGGTGGCGCTCACGCAAACCGGCTTCCGCGTACTGTCCCTGTTATGCGACGCTTACCCGCATGCGGTGGGCCGCTCGACGCTGATCCACGCGCTGTGGGGCGACGATCCGCCGGACAGCGACGCGCTGAAATCGCACCTGTACGCGCTGCGCAAGCAACTCGACCTGGCCGGCGCGCCGGACCTGATCGTCACGATTCCGCAACTCGGTTACCGCCTGGCATTGGCAAGCGGCGACCATGTTTAG
- a CDS encoding sensor histidine kinase, with amino-acid sequence MFRSIRHGLFAALAGFTVLICVGYTGLALVISYVTEDMLVDRLLAREADGITVHFRQHGEVKPPDLTLIRVYRSVADLPPEVEGAVTAGFQRAEISTDTGPHYHLRTLDLRTPGGGQRLYLVADVGPLLVVAKLFQEVGGLLTTVALGLLALALLLAYLLSRRLVAPLQVLAQEVRAASVAAPGKAVRFSASGRRDEIGYLADRLGATIGDLHAALQRETDFTRDVGHELRTPLTVMQNALSRSGGAGAGAFAGGNAGVGAAAGASAAIGSADAEQLREGVSEMRATVDVLFALARAEHIAAETFDLRALSEERLLRLVEDEGWDTAGLVLALPERLPATGNRHLCGLLLDNCLRNAVFHGGAGCRLQLAFADGTLAIVNTVAPQQPASTHGFRHGQHLLLRIAAAMRWQIAFDAVEDGYRVTITPTI; translated from the coding sequence ATGTTTAGGTCGATCCGCCACGGCCTGTTTGCCGCGCTGGCCGGCTTCACGGTGCTGATCTGCGTGGGCTACACGGGACTGGCGCTGGTGATTTCCTACGTCACCGAGGACATGCTGGTCGATCGCCTGCTGGCGCGCGAGGCCGACGGCATCACCGTGCACTTCCGCCAGCATGGCGAAGTCAAGCCGCCGGATTTGACGCTCATCCGCGTCTATCGCAGCGTGGCGGATTTGCCGCCCGAGGTGGAAGGCGCAGTGACGGCCGGGTTCCAGCGCGCCGAAATATCCACCGACACCGGTCCCCACTACCACCTGCGCACGCTGGATCTGCGCACGCCCGGCGGTGGGCAACGGCTGTACCTGGTGGCCGATGTCGGTCCGCTGCTGGTGGTGGCCAAGCTGTTCCAGGAAGTGGGCGGCTTGCTCACCACCGTGGCGCTCGGATTGCTGGCGCTGGCGCTGCTGCTGGCCTACCTGCTGTCACGCAGGCTGGTGGCGCCGTTGCAGGTGCTGGCGCAGGAGGTGCGCGCCGCATCGGTAGCAGCGCCAGGTAAGGCGGTCCGGTTCAGCGCCAGCGGCCGGCGCGACGAAATCGGCTACCTGGCCGACAGGCTGGGCGCCACCATCGGCGACCTGCACGCGGCGCTGCAACGCGAAACCGATTTTACGCGCGACGTGGGGCACGAATTGCGCACGCCGCTGACCGTGATGCAGAACGCGCTGTCGCGCAGCGGTGGTGCCGGTGCCGGTGCGTTCGCCGGTGGTAACGCTGGCGTCGGGGCTGCGGCTGGCGCCAGCGCTGCAATTGGCAGCGCCGACGCGGAACAGTTACGCGAAGGAGTATCGGAAATGCGCGCTACTGTTGACGTGCTGTTCGCGCTGGCGCGCGCAGAACACATCGCTGCCGAGACCTTCGATCTGCGCGCCCTGAGCGAAGAGCGGTTGCTGCGCCTGGTCGAGGACGAGGGCTGGGACACAGCTGGCCTGGTGCTGGCACTGCCGGAACGGCTGCCAGCAACAGGCAACCGCCACCTGTGCGGCCTTCTGCTCGACAACTGCCTGCGCAACGCCGTCTTCCACGGCGGCGCCGGCTGCCGCCTGCAACTGGCGTTCGCGGACGGCACGCTCGCCATCGTCAACACGGTGGCGCCGCAACAACCGGCATCCACGCACGGTTTCCGCCACGGCCAGCACCTGCTGCTGCGCATTGCGGCGGCGATGCGGTGGCAGATCGCTTTCGACGCGGTGGAAGACGGCTACCGCGTGACCATCACGCCAACCATTTAA
- a CDS encoding alpha/beta hydrolase family esterase: MKILVSLLLIACTTVPAAALAQVKSLVHKDEKRRYLVYTPPSYDRQPQKSYPVVFNFHGSGMTMAEQMLYTQMNRAADRHQFIVVYPAGVKQDWNVGFGMSYLDGPDDIGYTQALLAKLKQDYRVDDRRVYATGLSRGGFFALRIAAELPQLFAAVASVGAPMPEPVIAHHTGKGKIGVLQLHGTADQVVAYAGKPAGYLSAEATYTYWLERNGIAAGTATPVEIGADVSWQEQSNGHQRVALATIRDGGHTWPGADPFNIGLPIGKTTTTVDANETIWQFFTHHHHR, from the coding sequence ATGAAAATTCTCGTCAGCCTGTTGCTGATCGCCTGCACCACCGTCCCCGCCGCCGCGCTGGCCCAGGTCAAGTCGCTGGTGCACAAGGACGAAAAGCGCCGCTACCTGGTTTACACGCCGCCATCGTACGACCGGCAGCCGCAAAAATCCTACCCGGTCGTGTTCAATTTCCACGGCAGCGGCATGACCATGGCCGAGCAGATGCTGTACACGCAGATGAACCGCGCCGCCGACCGCCACCAGTTCATCGTGGTGTATCCGGCAGGCGTCAAGCAGGACTGGAACGTGGGCTTCGGCATGTCGTACCTGGACGGTCCCGACGATATCGGCTATACGCAGGCGCTGCTGGCAAAGCTCAAGCAGGACTACCGCGTCGATGACCGGCGCGTGTACGCCACCGGCCTGTCGCGCGGCGGCTTCTTCGCCCTGCGCATCGCCGCCGAACTGCCGCAACTGTTCGCGGCTGTCGCCTCGGTCGGTGCGCCGATGCCCGAACCGGTCATTGCCCATCACACCGGCAAAGGAAAAATAGGCGTACTGCAGCTGCACGGCACTGCCGACCAGGTGGTGGCCTACGCCGGCAAGCCGGCCGGCTACCTGTCAGCCGAGGCGACCTACACCTACTGGCTCGAGCGCAACGGCATCGCCGCAGGCACCGCCACACCGGTCGAGATCGGCGCCGACGTCAGCTGGCAAGAACAGAGCAATGGCCACCAGCGCGTCGCCCTGGCCACGATCCGCGACGGCGGCCACACCTGGCCCGGCGCCGATCCCTTCAACATCGGCCTGCCAATCGGCAAAACCACCACCACCGTCGACGCCAACGAAACCATCTGGCAATTCTTCACCCACCACCACCACCGCTAA
- a CDS encoding cupin-like domain-containing protein, whose translation MSRESRLPPRKFIDTPEEALARKHARELKDAQVRGVPSIDEMRHAIRRVSRDLPAITEVPRYGHLDAAAFRARAAQGLPFLITGVVDRWPLCRLTPEQLREQYGDVPVRARVGDYIANAFAADRPMRDMTMREYLDISLAGADDLPPYVGNLELRELNSMCHWPGYFQKMGPPRFWLGPVRTMTPLHCDYDDNVFAQIWGTKRIYLAPPHHDEFLYPKEANAILFGSPFDPEAPDYDRYPLARQANCVEVIVNPGDMLFVPAGWYHQVRALTFSLSSNHWARGVPYSLT comes from the coding sequence ATGTCCAGAGAATCACGCCTGCCGCCCCGAAAATTCATCGACACGCCCGAAGAGGCACTGGCCAGAAAGCACGCGCGCGAGCTGAAAGACGCCCAGGTGCGCGGCGTGCCGTCGATCGATGAAATGCGCCACGCCATCCGCCGCGTGAGCCGCGATCTGCCCGCGATCACGGAAGTGCCGCGCTATGGCCATCTCGACGCAGCGGCCTTCCGCGCCCGTGCCGCGCAAGGGCTGCCATTCCTGATCACGGGCGTGGTGGACCGCTGGCCGCTGTGCCGCCTTACGCCGGAGCAGCTGCGCGAACAATATGGCGACGTGCCGGTACGCGCCCGCGTGGGCGACTACATCGCCAACGCCTTTGCCGCCGACCGCCCGATGCGCGACATGACCATGCGCGAATACCTCGATATCTCGCTGGCTGGCGCCGACGATTTGCCGCCCTATGTTGGCAACCTCGAACTGCGGGAATTGAACAGCATGTGCCACTGGCCCGGCTACTTCCAGAAAATGGGACCGCCGCGTTTCTGGCTCGGCCCCGTGCGCACCATGACGCCGCTGCACTGCGACTACGACGATAACGTGTTCGCGCAAATCTGGGGCACCAAGCGCATCTACCTGGCGCCGCCGCACCATGACGAATTCCTGTACCCGAAGGAAGCGAACGCCATCCTGTTCGGCTCCCCGTTCGACCCCGAAGCGCCCGATTACGACCGCTACCCGCTGGCGCGCCAGGCCAACTGCGTCGAAGTGATCGTCAACCCCGGCGACATGCTGTTCGTTCCCGCCGGCTGGTACCACCAGGTGCGCGCGCTGACGTTCTCGCTGTCCTCCAACCACTGGGCGCGCGGCGTCCCGTACTCCCTCACCTGA
- a CDS encoding substrate-binding periplasmic protein has product MRIFRLSLAAALLAGGVARAADIPVTIYADAGYPPYSYDKDGKAAGLYHEIVKAALARMQGYKVDIKPVPWKRGMALLQSGAGFALYPPYMNTKDEPWTWPYSRPLYEEHVVAFCRKDLLGGRGRTRWPEDFYGLTIGNNSGFIVGGEAFDQAVRDGRMRVSEARDSATNILKLKLGRIDCYINDRYSIAWTMRQLKAEGRINDRAGQAEVVEAAVIAVKNGYLGYTNRDQGRFPFKADFVRQFDTAIDSLKRSGELDRIVRGYLK; this is encoded by the coding sequence ATGCGTATTTTTCGACTTTCCCTCGCAGCCGCGCTGCTGGCCGGCGGCGTGGCGCGCGCGGCCGACATCCCGGTCACCATTTATGCCGATGCCGGCTACCCGCCCTATTCCTACGACAAGGATGGCAAAGCCGCCGGCCTGTATCACGAAATCGTGAAGGCCGCGCTGGCGCGCATGCAAGGTTACAAGGTCGATATCAAGCCGGTGCCGTGGAAGCGCGGCATGGCGCTGCTGCAGTCGGGTGCCGGCTTTGCGCTGTATCCGCCGTACATGAACACCAAGGACGAACCGTGGACCTGGCCCTATTCGCGCCCGCTCTACGAGGAACACGTGGTGGCGTTTTGCCGCAAGGACCTGCTGGGAGGCCGCGGCCGCACGCGCTGGCCCGAAGATTTTTATGGTCTCACCATCGGCAACAATTCCGGCTTCATCGTCGGCGGCGAAGCGTTCGACCAGGCGGTGCGCGATGGCCGCATGCGGGTGTCCGAAGCGCGCGACAGCGCCACCAACATCCTCAAACTAAAGCTGGGCCGTATCGACTGCTACATCAACGACCGCTATTCGATCGCGTGGACCATGCGCCAGCTCAAGGCCGAAGGCCGCATCAACGACCGCGCCGGCCAGGCCGAGGTGGTGGAAGCAGCAGTGATCGCGGTGAAGAACGGCTATCTCGGCTACACCAACCGCGACCAGGGACGCTTCCCGTTCAAGGCCGACTTCGTGCGCCAGTTCGATACCGCCATCGACAGCCTCAAACGCAGCGGCGAACTCGATCGCATCGTGCGCGGCTACCTCAAGTAG
- a CDS encoding cbb3-type cytochrome c oxidase subunit I — MTAASDTMNELPSSLPRPPDEVEKLERVWRTPRGLAFLTTVNNTNIGLLYIGTALLFFVLAGILGLMIRAQLAVPDAGLLTPATYNQVFTMHGTVMMFLFAIPVVEAIAVYLLPGMLGARDLPFPRLSAYAFWAYAVGGLGFFTSLFVGLAPDGGWFMYPPLTSKEYSPGLNADFWLLGIGFIEISAIAGAIELIVGILFTRAPGMTLARMPVYAWAMLVVGVMIVFAFPAVIAGTTLLEMERAFDWPFFIPARGGDPVLWQHLFWFFGHPEVYIIFLPAAGMVSTMIPALAGTQLVGHRSIVAALVIVGFFSFALWAHHMFTAGLGVLETSLVSAASMAVAIPTGVQVFAWLATMWRGQMRMVAPTLFLLGFMFIFVLGGLTGVMVALLPFDWQAHDTYFIVAHLHYVLIGGLVFPMFAAMYYWMPLINGNKLSEKVGRWVFGMMFVGMNLAFFPMHIAGLLGMPRRVYTYGTEMGWDGYNLASSIGALILALGVLLFIVDAVRTLRLPKGDAGNPWNAATLEWIPNEDYATRSIPDVRSHEPLWDRPELMTEVPEGRHWLPGTVTGRRETIITSPISARPLYLQVLPTDSWWPLIAAVGTAGFFLLLTIQWTLVSATCGVVAVVAMVIWMWQSDRLPMQRTAKVSDTVTLPVGASGPASHSWWGTMIMLVVDGTIFASFLFAHIHTTMRLDVCPPPGSRVPDAIWPLLSCSLLIIGSALIEWTRRSDGKSGMHRLLVLVALACVLGAFAGDLRSQFLAGLDPTANAWAATIAAMLSYQGLHAVVLTILAVYLIARSWTGRLSAVNRATLDNCALVWHYATLQGVIIAVVLQVLPKLMEP, encoded by the coding sequence ATGACCGCAGCAAGCGACACCATGAACGAGCTGCCCAGCTCCCTGCCACGACCGCCCGACGAGGTGGAAAAGCTCGAACGCGTGTGGCGCACGCCGCGCGGCCTGGCGTTTCTCACCACTGTCAACAACACCAATATCGGCCTGCTGTACATTGGCACCGCGCTGCTGTTCTTTGTGCTGGCCGGCATCCTGGGCCTGATGATCCGCGCCCAGCTGGCCGTGCCCGACGCCGGCCTGCTCACGCCTGCCACCTATAACCAGGTGTTCACCATGCACGGCACGGTGATGATGTTCCTGTTTGCGATCCCCGTGGTGGAGGCGATTGCCGTGTACCTGCTGCCCGGCATGCTGGGTGCGCGCGACCTGCCGTTTCCGCGCCTGTCCGCGTATGCCTTTTGGGCCTACGCCGTGGGCGGCCTCGGATTTTTCACCAGCCTGTTCGTGGGCCTGGCGCCCGATGGCGGCTGGTTCATGTACCCGCCGCTCACCAGCAAGGAGTATTCGCCGGGTCTGAACGCCGACTTCTGGCTGCTGGGGATCGGTTTTATCGAAATCTCCGCGATTGCCGGCGCCATCGAACTGATCGTCGGCATCCTGTTTACCCGTGCGCCGGGCATGACGCTCGCGCGCATGCCGGTGTATGCGTGGGCCATGCTGGTGGTGGGCGTGATGATCGTGTTTGCCTTCCCGGCGGTCATCGCCGGCACCACCCTGCTGGAAATGGAGCGCGCATTCGACTGGCCATTCTTCATTCCCGCGCGCGGCGGCGACCCGGTGCTGTGGCAGCACCTGTTCTGGTTCTTCGGCCATCCCGAGGTGTACATCATCTTCCTGCCGGCGGCCGGCATGGTATCGACCATGATCCCGGCGCTGGCCGGCACGCAGCTGGTCGGCCACAGGTCCATCGTCGCCGCGCTGGTGATCGTGGGCTTCTTCAGCTTTGCCTTGTGGGCGCATCATATGTTTACGGCCGGCCTGGGCGTGCTGGAAACCAGCCTGGTGTCTGCGGCCAGCATGGCCGTGGCGATACCGACCGGGGTGCAGGTGTTTGCGTGGCTCGCCACCATGTGGCGCGGCCAGATGCGCATGGTCGCGCCCACGCTGTTCCTGCTCGGTTTCATGTTCATCTTCGTGCTCGGTGGCCTGACCGGTGTAATGGTGGCGCTGCTGCCGTTCGACTGGCAGGCGCACGACACGTATTTCATCGTCGCCCACCTGCACTATGTGCTGATCGGCGGGCTGGTGTTCCCGATGTTCGCGGCCATGTATTACTGGATGCCGCTCATTAACGGCAACAAGCTGTCCGAAAAAGTCGGGCGCTGGGTATTCGGCATGATGTTCGTGGGGATGAATCTGGCTTTCTTCCCGATGCACATCGCCGGCCTGCTCGGCATGCCGCGCCGCGTGTACACGTACGGTACCGAGATGGGGTGGGATGGCTACAACCTGGCGTCGTCGATCGGCGCGCTGATCCTGGCGCTCGGTGTGCTGCTGTTCATCGTCGATGCGGTGCGCACGCTGCGTCTGCCCAAGGGCGACGCCGGCAACCCGTGGAACGCCGCCACCCTGGAGTGGATCCCGAACGAAGACTACGCCACCCGCAGCATCCCGGACGTGCGCTCGCACGAGCCGCTGTGGGACCGTCCCGAGCTGATGACCGAAGTGCCGGAGGGCCGGCACTGGCTGCCCGGCACCGTCACCGGCCGCCGCGAAACCATCATCACCAGCCCGATCAGTGCGCGCCCGCTGTACCTGCAAGTGCTGCCCACCGACAGCTGGTGGCCGCTGATCGCTGCCGTGGGCACGGCCGGCTTCTTCCTGCTGCTCACTATCCAGTGGACCCTGGTCTCGGCCACCTGCGGCGTGGTGGCCGTGGTGGCGATGGTGATCTGGATGTGGCAGTCGGACCGCTTGCCGATGCAGCGCACCGCCAAGGTGAGCGACACGGTGACGCTGCCGGTGGGCGCCAGCGGGCCGGCATCGCACTCGTGGTGGGGCACGATGATCATGCTGGTGGTCGATGGCACCATCTTCGCGTCGTTCCTGTTCGCCCACATTCACACCACCATGCGGCTCGACGTGTGCCCGCCGCCGGGCAGCCGCGTGCCGGACGCGATCTGGCCGCTGCTCTCGTGCAGCCTGTTGATCATTGGTTCGGCGCTGATCGAATGGACCCGCCGCAGCGACGGTAAATCTGGCATGCACCGGCTGCTCGTGCTGGTGGCGCTGGCCTGCGTGCTGGGCGCCTTTGCCGGCGACTTGCGCAGCCAGTTCCTGGCCGGTCTCGATCCGACCGCCAACGCCTGGGCGGCGACGATTGCCGCCATGCTGTCGTACCAGGGACTGCACGCGGTGGTGCTCACCATCCTTGCCGTGTATCTGATCGCACGGTCGTGGACCGGCCGGCTGTCCGCCGTCAACCGCGCCACGCTCGACAACTGCGCGCTGGTGTGGCACTACGCCACGCTGCAGGGCGTGATCATCGCGGTAGTGCTGCAAGTGCTGCCCAAGCTGATGGAGCCATGA
- a CDS encoding cytochrome c oxidase subunit II, which yields MSNFAQQSVLHPAGPDAAIITQLSWILFIGGTVLFVGVMVLCALSLRRGEKIRPMYWLLGGGVLLPLVLLSALLVFGTWRTVQLSQPSSQHAVKIAVIGHMWWWEIRYSHPDGREDIVLANEIRLPVGQPVYLGLSSADVIHSFWAPSLAGKVDMIPGRVHGMTLQADRAGVYRAQCAEYCGEQHARMALHIVAQPPDQFQAWLAAQARPASTAASAQVERGRRAFVEQRCSACHTVRGVDDPAVAVPTVQAAQINAPDLTHFGSRLYLGAGAQPNNRANLAAWIANPHVAKPGVRMPASTDMDPATLTALAAYLESLK from the coding sequence ATGAGCAATTTCGCACAACAGTCGGTGCTGCATCCGGCCGGACCCGATGCCGCCATCATCACGCAATTGAGCTGGATCCTGTTCATCGGCGGCACCGTGCTGTTTGTCGGCGTGATGGTGCTGTGCGCCCTGAGCCTGCGGCGTGGCGAGAAAATCCGCCCGATGTACTGGCTGCTCGGTGGCGGCGTGCTGCTGCCGCTGGTGCTGTTGTCGGCGCTGCTGGTGTTCGGCACCTGGCGCACCGTCCAACTGAGCCAGCCGTCGTCGCAGCACGCGGTCAAGATCGCCGTCATCGGCCACATGTGGTGGTGGGAGATCCGCTACAGCCACCCCGACGGGCGCGAAGACATCGTGCTGGCCAACGAGATCCGCCTGCCGGTGGGCCAGCCCGTGTACCTGGGCCTCTCCAGCGCGGACGTGATCCACAGCTTCTGGGCGCCGTCGCTGGCCGGCAAGGTGGACATGATCCCGGGCCGCGTGCACGGCATGACCTTGCAGGCCGACCGCGCCGGCGTGTATCGCGCCCAGTGCGCCGAATACTGCGGCGAGCAGCATGCGCGCATGGCACTGCACATCGTGGCGCAGCCGCCCGACCAATTCCAGGCTTGGCTGGCAGCGCAGGCGCGGCCGGCATCGACAGCCGCCAGCGCCCAGGTGGAACGCGGCCGCCGCGCCTTTGTCGAACAGCGGTGCAGCGCCTGCCACACGGTGCGCGGTGTCGATGATCCGGCCGTCGCCGTGCCCACGGTGCAGGCAGCGCAAATCAATGCACCCGACCTCACGCACTTCGGCAGCCGCCTGTACCTGGGCGCCGGCGCCCAGCCGAACAACCGCGCCAACCTGGCCGCGTGGATCGCCAACCCGCACGTGGCCAAGCCCGGCGTGCGCATGCCCGCCAGTACCGACATGGACCCCGCCACGCTCACCGCGCTGGCCGCTTACCTGGAAAGTTTGAAATGA
- a CDS encoding c-type cytochrome, whose product MPVYSLLLLCAALLAGCDNGDKAPLAPASGDPARGKLLLAQYHCGSCHAIAEVPAARGVIGPALDGYGRRSYIAGHVPNAPEALARWIVDPAAMKPGTTMPAMGVSLDDARHMAAYLTELR is encoded by the coding sequence ATGCCTGTTTATTCCCTGCTGTTGTTGTGCGCCGCCTTGCTGGCCGGCTGCGACAACGGTGACAAAGCGCCGCTCGCACCGGCCAGCGGTGACCCAGCGCGCGGCAAACTGCTGCTGGCGCAATACCACTGTGGCTCGTGCCACGCGATTGCCGAGGTGCCGGCCGCGCGCGGCGTGATCGGTCCCGCGCTCGACGGGTATGGGCGCCGCAGCTATATCGCCGGCCACGTGCCCAACGCGCCCGAGGCGCTGGCGCGCTGGATCGTCGATCCGGCCGCCATGAAGCCCGGCACCACCATGCCGGCCATGGGCGTCTCGCTCGACGATGCGCGCCACATGGCCGCCTACCTGACGGAGCTGCGATGA
- a CDS encoding c-type cytochrome — protein sequence MINTRRRLILTTVAATLAAAGVVGGIIGLAVLYGGFYNISATKSHFPQVHRILERGLLESVSFHARDVQVPKEITLEADTPPGAPSAAFRAKPQVVRGAGLYRDNCVVCHGAPGVAQGDIGKSMQPVPGPLSDAARRWRPNELYWITRHGIKMSGMPAWQYHLAEEDIWAVVGFLVALPSMTPKDYADITTQSGAQPRAPRPSFAQPDVERGRLAFTQYACHACHMVPGVVGSETSVGPALGDLKSRKFIADDLPNDAANLAHFIRDPQAISPHSAMPAMGVTESDARDMAAYLLAQ from the coding sequence ATGATCAACACCCGCCGCCGCCTCATCCTTACCACTGTTGCCGCCACGCTGGCGGCTGCTGGCGTCGTGGGCGGGATCATCGGCCTGGCGGTACTGTATGGTGGTTTTTATAATATTAGCGCCACCAAGTCGCATTTCCCGCAAGTACACCGGATCCTCGAACGCGGCTTGCTGGAGTCGGTCAGCTTTCATGCGCGCGATGTGCAGGTGCCGAAAGAGATCACGCTGGAAGCGGATACACCGCCCGGCGCGCCTTCGGCAGCGTTCCGCGCCAAGCCGCAGGTGGTGCGCGGCGCCGGCCTGTACCGCGACAACTGCGTGGTGTGCCATGGTGCGCCGGGCGTGGCGCAGGGCGATATCGGCAAGAGCATGCAGCCCGTACCCGGGCCGTTGTCGGACGCGGCGCGCCGCTGGCGCCCGAATGAGCTGTACTGGATCACGCGCCACGGTATCAAGATGAGCGGCATGCCGGCGTGGCAGTACCACCTGGCGGAAGAAGATATCTGGGCGGTGGTGGGCTTCCTGGTCGCCCTGCCCTCGATGACGCCGAAGGACTACGCGGACATCACCACGCAGTCAGGCGCGCAACCGCGTGCGCCGCGGCCATCGTTCGCGCAACCGGACGTGGAGCGCGGCCGCCTGGCGTTCACCCAGTACGCGTGCCACGCCTGCCACATGGTGCCGGGCGTAGTGGGGTCTGAGACGTCGGTGGGGCCCGCACTGGGCGACCTGAAGTCGCGCAAGTTCATCGCCGACGATTTGCCAAACGATGCCGCCAACCTGGCCCACTTCATCCGCGATCCGCAAGCCATCAGCCCCCACAGCGCCATGCCGGCCATGGGCGTGACCGAATCGGACGCGCGCGACATGGCGGCGTACCTGCTGGCGCAATAA